The genomic interval ACCTGAGTTCAAATCTTAATGGAACCTAATTTTGAAAGGCGTTCACTGCACCACTCTGTTGCTTTGCTGAAAACATGTGAATGATGGGAAGTgataaaatcaatcaaacttTCTCTTTAATAGCTCTTTAGTTCTGAACttgtatttacagctgcagcacaaataTCTTTGGgatacatttttacacaaatgtGCAATCTATGTTACTGAGCAAGGTAGCTTATAGGATCCCAGCCTTTTAGTGGAAAATCGTGTGGCTTTAATAAAGGTGCTTACGGTCAGGATGGCTGAGCGGTGTAAGGCGCTGTGTTCAGGTTGTAGTTTGGGTTCAAAACCCACTTGACATGATGGTTCTCCTCTGATACTACATAGATCAGACAACACTGTGCACAGGATGCAGTCAATTGCGCTGTTCCTAAACCATTTCTAACAAGACTGATGCCAATGTAACACACCTCTGCTGTGGGACAGCTTAGATATTTAATATGAGAATATTTGTTTAAACTGTTACCTTAACATGTGCATTTACCTGTGcttatttttcattatgttcCTTGaaatactgtaactgtaatgtcCACCCTATTGAATGATGGTGTGATGTCTATATGTGGTAACTTCCTCTGTTcatgcatgttttatgttatagTCCCAGGCAAGTTTGTATAAAGGTGAAGAGAAGCTGTAAATGGCACTGGAAAGATGTTCACTTAGCAGAAAGTCTTCAGGTGCCTATTAAAACAATTTTAGCTCAAATACTAATTAATTACTAAATacaattaaacttttttttttttttaagttattattattaaacctGTCCCACTGCCAAACTGTAGTGCATTCTTATTAAGTTTTATAATTGATACTGAAGTTaatgagaaaacagcagcagaaaacattGCTCCTGAGTTCAGGGTGAagtggctcttaaaagagccgttgttgttgttgttgttgttagtgaAACAGGAGCAAATAGTTTAAGCTCTCTCTCCGCGGATGCGGCGAGCCAGCTGGATGTCCTTGGGCATGATGGTCACTCTCTTAGCGTGGATGGCGCACAGGTTGGTGTCCTCGAACAGACCGACCAGATAAGCCTCGCTAGCCTCCTGCAGAGCCATGACGGCGGAGCTCTGGAAGCGCAGGTCGGTCTTGAAGTCCTGAGCGATCTCTCTGACCAGGCGCTGGAAGGGCAGCTTGCGGATCAGCAGCTCGGTGGATTTCTGGTAACGACGGATCTCTCTCAGAGCCACGGTACCGGGCCTGTAACGGTGAGGCTTCTTCACGCCGCCGGTGGCCGGGGCGCTCTTACGTGCAGCCTTAGTGGCCAGCTGCTTTCTGGGAGCTTTGCCTCCGGTAGATTTACGAGCGGTTTGCTTAGTTCTtgccatttcttcttcttctttgtcgAAACAAGAGAAAAGTGTGACGGTCAGAGGAGACCCGCTGCTCTTAAACTGAGACGCGGTGACGCTGCTTCAGACTTCCGGCTCCTGATTGGTGAGGGACTCCTCCTGGAGCTCAGCACCGCCTTCAGGAGCGACCCACCGCCTCAATCTCCGCTTCGTATTGGAGAAAAGTCTTTTCAAAATGTCCGCCAAAACTCAGAGCAGGCCGctcccctgctgctctgctgggaGTCTCTTCTCTGGTTGGTCCACAGGAACCGTCTCGCGCTCTCTGCGGACATATAACGGAGGGTTTTGGCTGCTTGGCCTCACAGTTTGTCTGAGttgagacagaagagaaaatcaGTAAAATGAGTGGACGAGGCAAAACCGGCGGAAAAGCCAGAGCTAAGGCAAAGACCCGCTCCATCTCGTGCCGGGCTCCAGTTCCCAGTCGGCCGTGTTCACAGGCTGCTGAGGAAAGGAAACTATGCCGAGCGTGTTGGTGCCGGTGCCCCCGTTTACCTGGCGGCGGTGCTGGAGTACCTGACCGCTGAGATCCTGGAGCTGGCTGGAAACGCTGCCCGTGACAACAAGAAGACTCGTATCATCCCCCGTCACCTGCAGTTGGCCGTCCGCAACGACGAGGAGTTGAACAAGCTGCTCGGCGGAGTCACCATCGCTCAGGGCGGTGTCCTGCCCAACATCCAGGCTGTTCTCCTGCCCAAGAAGACCGAGAAGCCCGCCAAGGCCAAGTAAAGCTGGACACTTGCCGACTGCTGGAAGCCAGACCCCAAAaaggctcttttaagagccacacACTCTGTCCGATGAAGAGCATTGCTTcttactgaaaacacaaacagactttgCTTGATGTCAAAATCTAAAAGTATCACGTGtaattataatattttaataattacaCGTGACCAAACCAAGGTCcctgacaaaacacattttgcagtgTGGTGCACTTTGACCCagaatatctctctctctctctctctctctctctctctctctctctctctctctctctctcacactcactctcacacacacgctccaggcaaaggagaggacagagacatgATGCTGAGGCAGAATCAATGACATTGCTCGCTGTAAAATCACAatgcaggtttttttgtttgtttgtttttttttccctgcagagTTTCTTGTTTACTTCTGATTTCATAAATGCAAGAATGTGCAAATATTCTACAGCAAATAAAGATGTTTCTCCTGCTATGCCCAGAGTACAGTGTTGCTGATTGCTGGGTGTAGGGTGTATGCATTAGCTGACTTTGTGTGTCTTCTGACAGCAGTAttgtttttgaatgaagttAAAACAGCGTTGAATCAATTGATTTTCAAAGGTTTTGAGAGTGTAACTTGAATTTTGgagtttgtgtttactgtgttttcatttcagaaaaacTGTAACATACACTACTGATCTACTACTACACTCTGGTTAGTGAGATTTCCACaactttgtgtttctgacatTAAAGCTTGAAACTAatatctcaaggaaatttcaaTCGAATGCAATCACCAATCACCTCTCATCCTCTTGGATGGGGCCTTCCTAGAcaataactaagtccagttgcgttCGATTGGAAATTTTCTTGAAGAAGAAAAGCTGGGTGTAATGCTATATTAATGAGAGTATTAATAATCatatcaataatcaataatctgtatatatgaaaaataacaatcTATATAAAAAGGGACCTGCATGGGGGTGTTCTATTTAACTTGTGAAGAGATGCGACAACTACAATAAATGGGTCTGTTATAGGTAGTAATTAAAGCAAATGTtggaactaaaaaaaaactctagATTTGTTTCATTCAAAATTAAGATTCATTTTACAAATAAGTGTCAGTGGGAAGCAGCTCTCTagtcaaagtgtgtgtggctcttaaaagagccttTTTGTAGGTTTTCCATGTTGCAGACTCAGAACAGCTTACTTCTTCTTGGGTGCTGCCTTCTTGGCTTTGGGCTTGGCAGCCTTCTTGGCGGGGGCCTTCTTGGCTGCGGGTGCCTTCTTTACTTTGGGCTTTGCGGCTTTCTTTGCGGGAGCCTTCTTGGGCTCTTGGTGGCCTTCTTGGGGCTCTTTGCTACTTTCTTGGCCGCTGCGGGTTTCTTGACCTTCTTCGGGGACTTCTTGGCGGCTGCTGGCTTCTTGGCCGCTGCGGGTTTCTTGGCGGCGGGCTTCTTGGCTTTAGGAGCGGCTTTCTTAACCGGCTTCGTTGCCTTGGTATCAGCCTTCTTGCTCATCTTGAAGGAACCGGAGGCCCCGGTTCCTTTGACCTGAGTCAGGCTCCCTTGGCCACCAGGCTCTTGATGGCGGTCTTGATGCGGGCCTTGTTCTTCTCCACATCGTAGCCTCCGGCAGCCAGAGCCTTCTTCAGAGCAGCCGCCGACACGCCGCCTCGCTCCTTGGAAGCGGCCACGGCTTTCAGGATCTGCTCCCCGACGGTGGGACCGGTCTTCTTCGGCTTAGAAGCCTTCTTCTTTGCGGCTTTAGCTGGAGCGGCGGCTGGAGCTGCGGCTGGTGCTACTTCtgccattttttctttcctcgGTTACGTTCCTCCTCACTACGGGACGAAAGTCAGAGTGTGTAGCAGCCTGCAGCAGGAAGCTGTACTTAAACACACCATGAGAACCGTGGAGAGTCAACTCAGCTCGGCGCTCCTCCGTGCAGTCTGAACACCGGGacacttgtgttttctcctcaccGGTAAAACACTCAGAAATCACCGAGGGAGCAGCGCTGCAGGCTGCCAGCGAAGTGAGCCGACAGCGGCCGCGTGTCTCTTCGTATTGAAGCCGCTCAGAGCTCCGATcatctctgtattttctctgtggagCCCTCAAACATCGTCTGTTCACCGCGGTGGTTCGCGCTGCGTCGCGACTTTTCCCACTTACTTCTCTCCTAAAATGGTTTAAAATGCACCAGAGCTCCAGCAGAATCACTTTTCCCGCTGCTTCACATGTTTGTTCGGTGATTCTGACTAAAAACAACCGTCTGTGGATGAGCTGTTTGTAATAAACCGAAGCTGATCTGGTCGCAGCAAACACACTGGTGATGACCGAGGCTTATGGCGCTCATCAGCCAGACTTCATATCAGGACCGGTTCATGTCTTCAATATAACAGATCAAACTGTCACACTGATCAATATATCACTGATCAACATATCACTGATCAACTGTAAATGATTTCACCATGGtgaatgtattattttgtacCGTGGGAGGAGCTGCAGCATTAAATAACATGGCGGACCTCAGACCCTATAGTGAATCATCCTCTAGTTTGGGTCcaggacacagacagacacccTCTCCGCGTTTAAGATTACGCTTAAAcgtgtttatttttaatgaagCTTAGAGTCAGGGCTTTCTCGGGCCTTAACCATGCTCTAATTGTGCTGATAGACCCAGATTGCCGGAGGACTTCCCACGATGCACTGAGCGACTTTATCTTACTCCCCCTCACCACCTGTATTCACTCATATCCCATTCATGAATGTTACTAACTTGATTTCTCTCTTATTCTGCAGGTATCTGGCACTGTACAGTCTGGATCTGTGACTGCAAACCTGCTCAAAACccactgttattattattattattactactgttgttgttgttgttgttgttagtagtagtagtaatagtagtagtcATAGTAATAGTATTCATATTATTCGTATTATAGGTTTATTATATACAGACATGGAACAGACAGTTACcactttcccttttctttcttcagtcaCCAGAGAACAAGCTGGATGAGGCCTTGACTGACGTGACTGTGATGGACGGTCATGTgtgttcaaaatgtaaaaagacCTGTCCAGTCCAAATACAGTGGTATGTGAAATGGGGGAGCACCTTCTAAGCTTCACACATTTCAGTCCATGagcatcgtcatcatcatcatcaatcactGATAACAGTGTTTATCAGCTAACAGTCTGTGGAGCTACCTGCATCATCAGGCAGTCTCAACAAATCCAAAATATCATGGTAGACACTATTGTGGAATAACTCACTCCCTTGATACAAAGAATATAACCCAATAATATTTACACAGTATCAGACGACTGAGTATGAGTATGACTGGAGTCTTTGTGTACCCCTGCCTGATCTGTCTTCAGGTGAGAACTTTTCATTTCTTAAAAGACGCTCTGCACACCTGACTGCAGTCTGATGAAAAACTCTTGCCTCAGACCTGGTTTTAGTGCAGTGTTCATCAAATGAGTATGAGATTACGAAGCACATTACATCAACATCTACCAACGTGCAAATAATGAGGCACTCGTGGACAAGTAAGTTAATAGTTGTTACTGTGTAGGAACATGTCGTGGTCatttaattacagtttattaTATTATGTGATTCAGTATGAAGCTGAAAGGAAAATTCGCCTTTACAGACTGAGTgtgtggctcttaaaagagccgtTGGATTGTTGTAGCGGAGCAGCAGAGCGGTTTACTTGGAGCTGGTGTACTTGGTCACAGCCTTGGTGCCCTCAGACACGGCGTGCTTGGCCAGCTCACCGGGCAGCAGGAGACGCACAGCGGTCTGGATCTCCCTGGAGGTGATGGTGGAGCGCTTGTTGTAGTGAGCCAGGCGAGACGCTTCAGCAGCGATGCGCTCAAAGATGTCGTTGACAAACGAGTTCATGATGCTCATGGCCTTGGAGGAGATACCGGTGTCGGGGTGGACCTGTTTCAGGACCTTGTAGACGTAGATGGCGTAACTCTCCTTCCTggtctttctcttcttcttgccGCCCTTGCTGGCGGTCTTGGTAACAGCTTTCTTTGAGCCCTTTTTGGGCGCGGACTTGGCGGGTTCAGGCATTCTGTTCGCTCACTGATTCACACGAACGAATATAGACCCACTGGCGGGATTGACTGAATTTATAAAAGGCTCTATGCAAATACGACTGTGTGGTCCCCGTCCTGTGATTGGTTGAACTGCTCAAATGGAGGGTCGTGATTTCATGGTGACGTTCCTTTCGTTTAATTTGGCGCCCAGTTTGGAGACAATATATGCACAGAGAAGAGTGTGTTGGAATATTGCATGCTTTGTAATAACAATGATTTATCTTATATACTTGATGTGATTAGTCTGTAGCTTTAGCTGTACGGCTTTACTCATCAAGGATGACCTGATGAATTTACTGTTATATTCCCACGGTAAATACCTTCCTGAAGAGGAAGTTGGCAAATGGTATCTTCATCAGCACAGGAGATTACACCCAGTTGTATTATCAATAGTATCAATTGTTCTGTGAAAGTTCAATCAGAGGGTCAGAGGCATATCACAAAGTATAAAAAGGAGGTGAAACGTTTGGTCGGGGGGCACACCTCTGAACTGCTTACTGCcgtgtggttctgtgtgttgcTTCCTCTCTAGAGATTAAACATTCTGGTGCATGCTACCTTGCCAgttaacagcaacaaaaacctTCGTCCTGTCCTAAAACATCTTCCTATCAAATATTCTCCCTCCAgccaacaaaatgaaaaatcaacaaCCCTGCTGTGTGACAGccatataaacataatttagGCAGATCTGAGGCACAAACTGCTTTGACATATCAAACATAAAGCACCCTCATACTGTTAACACAAAGTGAGCTCAGTGAAATTTTATCTGAAAACAGGAATAGAAAATTAAATGAGGAGATACTGCAGTCATTTTGTCTACTATTGTGATATAATGGATGTTAGAACAAAAAATCCTTTTCTAAAAATCAGGAAACTTAAATATGGGTAGTATTTATGAAGAAATACTTAACTAAAAGCTAAAGAACAAAGGACATAAAATTATGTTCATCAGTGTATCAGGGGTGTCTGTGAACTGTAGTTTGATGAAATTGTtatcaaacagcaaaataaagtCACTGGGTAAGCTTTTCACAGTTACTCACGCTATATACAGTGAGAAATAAAAAGGCATAAGCATAGTGAGTGTATTGCACAGGATGGTTGTACAGTTAAACGAACCGTTAAAggaaataattaataaattgtTGCAGTGTGCGGTTGTACTGAGTTTACTCAGTGAGATGAGAGAAAACGAGCTCTTAATGATCGAGTgtgtggctcttaaaagagccgtTGTGTTGTTGTGACATCAGGTGACGGATTTAACCTCCGAAGCCGTACAGAGTGCGGCCCTGTCTCTTCAGAGCATACACCACGTCCATGGCGGTCACCGTCTTCCTCTTGGCGTGCTCGGTGTAGGTGACGGCATCACGGATCACGTTCTCCAGAAACACCTTCAACACACCGCGAGTCTCCTCGTAGATCAGACCGGAAATACGCTTCACTCCGCCACGGCGAGCCAGACGGCGGATAGCGGGCTTAGTGATTCCCTGGATGTTATCACGGAGAACTTTACGGTGACGCTTAGCGCCTCCTTTACCGAGTCCTTTTCCTCCTTTACCGCGACCACTCATTGTGACTATTCAGGAGAGATTTCGTGAATGATACATAATGGAGAAGCTCACAGCTATTTACTGCCAGTCTGCGGACGTGAAAGAAGACAGAGGCTCGCagtgttcttcttcctctgttgctTTAATGGCCGTAGTTGATGAAGTCTTTGGTGCATTAGCGCCACCACCTAAAGCAGCGCGTGAATCAGGAACAGCAGGACTCATATAAGTCTGAGTTGAACGTGACTTCATCCAGGGGTGGAAAGGAGAAAGTGTTTTGGCATTTGATTTTAGTAACAGTAGCAGAACAGCAATgtttataataataacagttaTAATGTGACTACATGCAGATAAATCAGTAAAGATGAATGTAGTGGTTAAAACTGTTGGTGATGCCTCACTGTCTTCttctgtgattggctgcagcTGTCTCAGCTCTCCCAGGTGAGTGCAGCTCGAACTTCCTGACCTTTTCTCCTGAGCAGCGCTGTGAGGCCGTCGCTGTCCGAGGTGCTGAACTCAAACCGGCAGAGATGGTAGCTGCTATCTGTGTTCACGGAGCTGaacctgtgctgctgctgagctctgTGGAGCAGCATAGAGGCTGCATCCTGACTAGGTGGGCTGCGGTCCTCAAATCACACTGACAACAACCAGTGATACATTGGTACAGTTATTGAAGTCTGCTGACAATTTACAcatcagatagatagatagatagatagatagatagatgactttattcatcccccAAGGGAAATTCGGTTGTCACAGTAGTCCATATgtgaatgcaacaaaaatacaacagtgcAAGATAGAATAATGTAAtagtataaaatagaatataacaGTATATAGTGCAAATGGCAAGACAGATATATACGCCATAAATAATATgctatgaatatgaatatgtaaatagaGAGTGCAAAGGGATACAAATATTGTATGAACATGATGTATGATATCaatacagttaaaatgaaaaacatgtcactTAATAAGACATTAAGTATACGTTCCTGTATTTGGACAGTGCAGAGGGTGACAGGCGGATTTAGTCCAGTTGTGTAATCGTGGCTCTGACAGAGGTAGATGAGTTGTAAAGTCTTATTGCAGTAGGTAGGAACGATTTCCTGTATCGTTCCTTAGAGCAGCGGGGTTGAATGAGTCTGTTGCTGAAGCTGCTCTTCAGCTTGTCCAGTGTGTTGTGGAGGGAGTGAGAAGGATTACCCATGATTGTCAGCAGCTTTTCCAGcatcttctcctccaccacctcctccagggTGACAAGTTTTGAGCCAACCACAGACACTGCCTTTTTGATCAGTCTGTTGGCGTCCTTTGCCTTGATGCCCGCACCCCAGGACACCGCAGCAAAGAAGATGGTGCTCGCCACAACAGACTGGTAAAACATCTGCAACATCTTGTTGCAGACGTGAAAGGACCTGAGCCTCCTCAAGAAGTAAAGCCGGCTCAGGCCCTTCTTGTAGATGGCCTCTGTGTTGATGGACCAGTCCAGTTTGTTGTCCAGTGTTACACCCAGGTACTTGTATGACTCCACTAGATCCACATCTGTCTTCACATCACTTCATCACTTTCATTTAACCATCTGATTTATAGTTTGAGCTGTagtcttctttctttcttttatctatGATTGACCTGCTGACAGTCACCTGTATGACACAGCAGGCACCATGTGCAGAGGTACATGTtgaacacacacccacacagatacTGTTTGTATCTTAATAAAGATacccaaaaataaatatggatgGCCACTGAAACTTTGTTAAAACAGCAAAGCTAGTGGTAGCTGAAGACTTCTGCACAGTTGAGTTGATGCATTCAGCAACAGTATGGAAACATATGAccttattttttattaacaaGTTAAGGATGTCTTCAAATTTGATCAAATATTACTGGACTTCCTGTACATGTGATTCACTGTGATTGAAatcattttgattttgtcagGAAATGCCGTATGCAGCATTTCTATCTAGGCTGAATTGCCAATTGAATTTTAGTTGCTGGATGTCACTGGAGCGCCCTCTGCACATATTGTggagctgactgtgtgttttgtcccTCTCAGGGCGCCATGTTATCAGAAAGAAGTCGTGAAGagagttttgttgtttctggTCATGCTGTATGGTcgagagaaataaaacacttcaAGTCTCAGCCACAACCCTGAATCCTGTCTCCAGTGCGTCCATCTCTCCACTCGATATCCCACTGCacacttttaaaacacaacacagaatacCAGGGAGGGAGTGTGTTACATATATGTCCTTGTCCTTATCCCAATGATAACGTCTATCATCATCATTCAAGTGTCTGGCAGCAGGAGTTGTTACCTGGCATACAGTGGTTCCATGGTGTAATGGTCAGCACTCTGGACTCTGAATCCAGCGATCTGAGTTCAAATCTCAGTGGAACCTGGTTGTGAAAGGATTTAAATGTTGCGTTAAACATCTCTATCTGTACGTTACTTGAATGTTGTCTTATGCCGTGTTTGCTCACAGGGGTTATAACGGTAGTTGTGATTGGCTTGTGGCTGTTTTTAAAGGCGTATTCCATGAGTCTGCTATAATGCATTGAATTGTTCAGTGGTTTCACACGATTTATATCTGACTTGGAAAAGGTAATGTATTTGCTTTTatagaaagaggaagaaataaacacagaagcACTCATCTAAAACGTCTGGCTGATTCAAGCCAAGCAGCCGCTGCACAAAACATCTGAATTatgcagaaacaacaagttGGTTATGGGAAGTGATTAAATCAATCAAACTCTCTCTTCAGTTCTTTAGTCCTGAACTTGAATTTACAACTGCAAGGTCAAGGCGAGGCAGCTTATGGGATCCAAACCAGCATCTTAAAGGGAGTGTGTGAGCATGATGCCTTGCTCGGCCATCCTGACTGATTTAATCACCTGTTTCTAATCCAGAGCAGTCAGCAGAGACAGCTCTGAGtataatactgtataaatactgtaaatggaAACCTGCTGCACTGACTTGTCTTTAACTCTCAGCTCACTGTTCATGTGGGTTTGCCATGACATGAACATTTTCCATCAAGTAGTTCCTGAGCTTGAATACTGGAGAGACATTTGTTATCCTTTGTCTGAGATGTGTGTGGTGTCCTCTTACATAGATCAGATAATACTGCACACAGACTGCAGTCAGCTTCACTCTGCCCATTTCACTGAGGACATGCCAAGTGcactttgacattttcatgCTCAGCCTGGTACACCAGGAAGTGGTCTGTGGGTCAGACACTGTACATTTTCATAGATTATAGGTGGACATGTTACAGTTTGTGACAATCATATCTAATCACATTCACCTCTTCAATCCGCTTCAAACAGAGGACTTTCTCCATCAtgacacactgacagtttgGGAATCCTGTGTGGAGATTTTCTCAGAGGAAACTCATTGAAACTTATTTGGGACATACGGTGTTTCCAAATAtgactctgcagctgaaacatATTGGGCAGATCTTTTAAGATCTGTCTCTGACAGCTGTCCCTGCACCATCTTGAACAGGAGTGATGTCGCAGAACAATTACTCACAACAGTTCTGCTGGAGAAATTTTACAGCCACCAGCTGAGTGTTGCAGAATAACCACAGACACCTCTGTGCTTATGTGCACATCTTGGCGTATGCATTCGTCCCTGTACAGTTTCAACAAAGGCTAAAGATGCTCTGGGCTGACTGATGATGATCTGCACTGCTAAAGATTTTAAACACACTGTGACTGATCCCAGTGTAACACACCTCTGCTGTGGGACAGCAGGATATTTAATATCAACTGTTTCTAATAAGTGTTTTTCCATTCTGTTCTTCCTATTTAAGACAACTTTAAATGCTACTTTATTGAATTACACTGTGTGTCTATGTG from Lates calcarifer isolate ASB-BC8 linkage group LG7_1, TLL_Latcal_v3, whole genome shotgun sequence carries:
- the LOC108901761 gene encoding histone H2B 1/2-like — encoded protein: MPEPAKSAPKKGSKKAVTKTASKGGKKKRKTRKESYAIYVYKVLKQVHPDTGISSKAMSIMNSFVNDIFERIAAEASRLAHYNKRSTITSREIQTAVRLLLPGELAKHAVSEGTKAVTKYTSSK